The following proteins come from a genomic window of Diadema setosum chromosome 20, eeDiaSeto1, whole genome shotgun sequence:
- the LOC140243876 gene encoding uncharacterized protein, which yields MGPNLHDLDEVMLEFVPESESGDDADIEGALEEKPAVAQAAQKGGKRGRKSNKAATTENGEKPPPKKRGPKKKKMTKARIQKFKQRRLKANARERNRMHGLNDALDHLRKVVPCYSSTQKLSKIETLRLAKNYITALSDILRTGMVPDTVTFAQTLSRGLSQPTTNLVAGAMQLNPRTLLPDDQTSPYGAWSTGASMNSMTDSYGYDLSNSASHRIDENFNSSSLPNTGGTPLQQRFLPTDGYCGSPQELYHRQFDATVSTSSSPSNSSYSCQYQQTSPPPALTTTADKYTQRPLTFPPHESMGFPAGNPLYTPYTDIAAVSDVTSTTMYSPASASTDHYGLNTLVGDKSYKTLGLSGLNGPDIFHG from the coding sequence ATGGGACCTAATCTTCATGACCTGGACGAGGTCATGCTCGAGTTCGTACCCGAATCGGAAAGTGGCGACGATGCGGACATTGAGGGCGCGCTCGAGGAAAAGCCCGCCGTGGCGCAGGCAGCCCAGAAGGGAGGGAAGAGAGGGCGCAAGAGCAACAAGGCGGCGACAACGGAAAATGGGGAGAAGCCCCCGCCGAAGAAACGCGGcccgaagaagaagaaaatgaccAAGGCACGCATCCAGAAATTCAAGCAGAGGCGACTCAAAGCGAACGCACGCGAGAGGAATCGCATGCACGGACTGAACGACGCGCTGGATCATTTGCGCAAGGTTGTGCCCTGCTACTCGTCCACGCAAAAACTGTCGAAGATAGAAACGCTTCGACTAGCGAAGAACTACATCACGGCTCTCTCCGATATTCTCCGTACAGGCATGGTCCCCGACACCGTCACATTCGCGCAAACTCTGTCACGTGGTCTGTCTCAACCAACAACAAATCTCGTTGCGGGAGCCATGCAGCTAAATCCGCGAACTCTTCTTCCAGATGATCAGACATCGCCCTACGGAGCCTGGTCGACGGGTGCCTCCATGAACAGTATGACCGACAGCTACGGTTATGATTTGTCTAATTCCGCGTCGCACAGGATCGACGAGAACTTTAATTCATCGAGTCTCCCCAACACCGGTGGTACGCCATTACAGCAGAGGTTTTTACCAACAGACGGTTACTGCGGATCGCCCCAAGAACTTTACCACCGGCAGTTCGATGCTACGGTCTCGACCTCAAGCTCGCCGTCGAATTCCAGCTACAGTTGCCAATACCAGCAGACGTCACCACCTCCTGCTCTGACGACCACGGCCGACAAATACACACAGCGCCCTCTTACGTTCCCTCCGCATGAGTCCATGGGCTTTCCAGCGGGGAATCCCCTCTACACTCCCTACACGGACATAGCTGCAGTCAGTGATGTTACGAGCACCACTATGTACTCTCCAGCAAGCGCTAGCACTGACCACTACGGACTCAACACACTTGTCGGGGATAAGAGCTATAAGACTCTTGGACTCTCTGGCTTAAACGGACCAGATATCTTTCATGGATGA